A portion of the Lolium rigidum isolate FL_2022 chromosome 1, APGP_CSIRO_Lrig_0.1, whole genome shotgun sequence genome contains these proteins:
- the LOC124670951 gene encoding uncharacterized protein LOC124670951, producing MALSTAEKKTAAEMVATLDLHRHPDGGFYLETFRDSSVALPKSALPPQYKVDRAVSNAIYFLLPAGEIVRLHRMPCAETWHYYMGEPLTVFEVHDDGQVKMTVVGPDLRAGQRPQYTVPPNMWFGAFLTHDIESFTADGSVFVKTPGRNPDLHYSFVGVTCAPAFQFEDDEMATRDGMKTLGAKAEAFINYLVPS from the exons ATGGCGCTGTCGACCGCGGAGAAGAAGACGGCCGCGGAGATGGTCGCGACGCTGGATCTGCACCGCCACCCCGACGGCGGCTTCTACCTGGAGACCTTCCGCGACTCCTCCGTCGCGCTCCCAAAGTCCGCGCTCCCACCCCAAT ATAAGGTGGACCGTGCTGTGAGTAATGCAATCTATTTCCTGCTACCTGCTGGGGAGATTGTTCGGCTTCACCGCATGCCTTGCGCTGAGACATGGCACTACTACATGGGGGAGCCTCTCACG GTATTTGAGGTGCATGATGATGGGCAAGTCAAAATGACAGTCGTCGGTCCTGATCTACGAGCAGGGCAGAGGCCGCAATACACAGTCCCTCCGAACATGTGGTTCGGTGCCTTCTTGACCCACGACATAGAGTCCTTTACCGCAGATGGCAGTGTTTTCGTCAAGACACCTGGAAGGAACCCTGACCTGCACTATTCCTTCGTCGGAGTGACCTGCGCTCCGGCATTCCAGTTCGAGGACGATGAGATGGCCACCCGCGACGGCATGAAAACTTTGGGTGCTAAAGCAGAAGCTTTCATCAATTACCTTGTTCCGTCTTAG